From Paenibacillus sp. PvR098:
TCATCGCCTTTAAATGGGACGCTGTATTTCCTTCGGCATGCTTGTATTTCGGATGCTCCCAAGGAAAGACCTCAGAAAGCCTCATCAGGACATCATGCTTCACATCGGGGTCGGCGTTCTCCTGAATGGTGATTCCAGCCGTGGTGTGCGGACAATAAATAACGGCGGTGCCATCCTCCAGTCCTTCCTGCTTTAATAGATCGTGCACAAGGCGGGTAATTTCAATCATCTCGTCCCGTTCCTTCGTTTGCAGATGCAGCGTATGGATCATGGAAGATCCTCCTTCAATTCGGGGTTGGATGCTTCATTTCGTCATCATTATATTACACGAGGTGTCTGCTCACAAAACATGGTACAATAAGTACATATTCTAACAGCAACGTAATCGAAAGGGTGAAGACGGTGAACTTGACGGCCAACACAATGGAAAATACGGAATTTATGATAGAAGAAATTAAGAGGAAGCTGCGGATGGCGAGCGGCGCCGCGCTCAAAGCGTCTAAGCTAAACGATGAACAGTATGATGATCTGCGTGATATTTATGAGATGGTGGCTGGTAAAAACCAGTTCAGTATCAGCGAGATTGAAGCGATCACGATGGAGCTCGGGAGGCTGCGTAAGGCTTAAAGCACTTCGGAGTCTTTGGACATCTGCACATCTTGCCTGAACCAAGGACAGGGATACAAGCAGACAGGGCATGCACCTCGTACTATATAGCGTTAACACTAATGATGGAGGGCTTCTTGGCCCAACGCTAACTATATGGAGGTGCACGACTATGCACAAAGCAGTCCGCAAGCAAGATGCTGCTAAGCTGATCGGCAAACCGATTTATGCGGTGAAGAAAGATGGCACGGTTGTTCATGGCAAGCTGGTGCGCATCAGCGGCGGAAAGCTGCTTGTCGCTCCCCGCAAAGGCAAGCAGGTCCGAACGTCGGCGATTATACCGCTCGTCCTGTTTGATTTGCTCGCCATTGGAACTGCCCCGTACGCCTACGGCGGCGGTTATGGCGGAGGGTACGGTTACGGAGGATACGGTGGTTACGGCGGCGGCTATCCGTATGGAGGAGGCGGCGGCTTCATCTGGTAATGAACCTCAGCATCCTGTCGTTCATATGAGCAATCCCACGTTTTGCGGCGCTCTCGCGGAACGTGGGATTTTTATTTGTGTATGTGGGATAGTTAGGTTTCCTTGAGAGGGATAAGCCGCTCTTTTTTGGACAAATAGCAGAAGAAATGACGGTCTTGCCGCAAGGATGAATGCGGACAAAGGCCGTTATTTGCGTTGTTACAAATAGGCATTTGAATTAGTAACAATAGCGGATGATCTAACATAAATTATTTTGTCAAGGGAGAACGGCCTAAGGTTTGGCGGATGTTCCCAACCAGGTAGTTGTTTCCCTTATGAATATAATTTAACGGAGGTTGTAAACATGGATGAGTTTAAAAAAGATATTCAAAATTTGCAGGTTGCTGAATTCAACGCGGGTCAGGTAACGCCCTGGGACAACCAGGCACAGTACGAGAGTGCCCGATTGTGTATTGGTTTCGGCGGATTTTGTGGTGGATTTGGCCGGTGCGGTGGATTTTGTGGTGGATTTGGCCGATGTGGCGGATTTTGTGGTGGATTTGGTGGTGGATTTTGCGGTGGTTTCCGCTGCGGAGGATTTGGTGGCGGCTGTGCTCGCTGCGGTGGTTGCGCCCGCTGCTTCTAGTTTCCTCACGGAAGCTGTCGCTGTTTAAGGAGAAGAGAAAGCCTCTGCCCTGCTGGGCAGGGGCTTTTCTCGACAAAATCAGGCATGAGGGACAAATAGCCATACATAGAATGAAAAAGAAAGTGACGGCTTTAAAAGAAGTTCGCGGTAAGGAGGAGTGAAATGACAAAGCTGAATCCCTCTATGCGTCTGAAGGTAAAAGGGGATACGTTTTTTCTCCCCGATTCGAACGGAGGCGTGTATTTTCGTAATAACTCAGGCTCGTTCCGTATGGAAGGCCGTGGGATTGATCAGTGGGTTGCCAAGCTGATCCCCGTATTAGACGGAAAGTACTCCTTGGACGATTTGACGGACGGATTGCCGGACGAATACCGGAACCGGGTAGTCGAAATTGTAAACATGCTGTACCAAAACGGCTTTGTGCAGATAGTAGCAGACCGCTCGCATCAATTGCCGGATCCGATTCTCCAAAAGTACGCCTCTCAAATTGAGTTTTTGAACAGCTTTGGCGGCTCGGGCGCGTACCGCTTCCAGTCCTACCGTCAGACTAAAGTGTTGGCGGTCGGCTCAGGCTCTTGGTTGGTCTCGATGGCAGCAGCGTTGTTTGAATCCGGGTTGTCCAGGTTTCATGTACTGATAACGGATTCGCATCCAACCCATCGTCAGCGCTTGGCGGAGCTTACGGCGCACGCCCGCACAACGGACCCTGAGGCGGCGCTGGAGGAAATGACTCTTCCGAAGGCAGGCTTGAACTCTTGGCGGGAGGCCGTGAAGATGTTTGATGCGATATTGTATGTGTCGCAGGAAGGCGAGCTTGAGGAGCTGAGGGTGCTTCATGCGGCTTGCAGAGAGGAGAAGAAGGTCTTTCTCCCCGTTATTTGTCTGCAGGGGGCGGGTCTGGCAGGTCCGCTGGTGCATCCGGATTCTGAAGCATGCTGGGAGTCGGCATGGCGCCGCATCCATAGATCCGTGTTGAAAGAAGACCTGAAGCTGCATACGGTCTCTTCAACAGCAGGAGCGATGCTTACGAATGTGATCGTGTTTGAATGGTTCAAAATGGCTGCGGGAGCGGTTGAACAGGGAAGAAACCATAAATTCTACCTGCTCGATCTGGAGACGTTGGAAGGCAGTTGGCATTCGTTCATGCCCCATCCGCTGGTGACCGGCCGTGCTGAAGTCCAGCGGATTCGCGATCTTGAGCTGTTGCAGAAGGAGAGCTCAGACGAAGGTGATCTGACGGAGTGGCTTACTTATTTCGACTTGTTGACATCAGCAGAATCGGGAGTTTTTCATCTTTGGCAGGAGGGAGAACTGAAGCAGCTCCCGCTCGCGCAGTGTCGGGTTCAAGCCGCCGACCCGCTGTCGGAAGGACCGGCAGAGTTGCTGCCGGAGCGGATATGTACAGGTCTGACGCACGAAGAGGCACGGCGGGAAGCGGGGTTGGCCGGGATTGAAGCGTATGTTTCGCGGATGGTTGGTTTACTTGCTTCGGAGCCATCCTCAGATCGGGAAGCAAAGGGAAATGGGATAAACCCGCAGGAATGTGTTGGAGTCGGAGCGGGGACAACGGCCTCAGAGGGTATATGCCGCGCGCTGCATCACTGTTTGTCTGAGGAGCTAAACAGGCGTCAGGGAGTTCAGCAGCCTCTTCTCCATCGGGTGGAGCTGACGGCGGTAGAAGATCAACGCTGCCAATATGATTTGCAGGCACTGACCACGATGCAAGGTTCGCCCGTGATCGGCTTGGGGGAGGACATAGCCGGTTTCCCTGTGGTTTGGGTCGGTACAAGCGGCTGCTGGTATGGCAGTGTAGGCTTGAATGTGACTCTGGCGCTCAGGAAGGCACTTCAACAGGCGCTGCTGAAAGCCCAAAATCCGATGGCTAATATGACAGCGCAGGAGCTGGTAGCTTCGTCTGTGATTTGGGAGGAGGCATTGCCGCAAAGTCTGGCGATCCCTGCGTTCGAGGATACTGCACAGCGGGAGCTGCTGCAAACGACCCTGCGGGTTTTGAACCGGAGCCGCAAGCAGCCAGTGGTCTTTGATCTCGCGGTGGAGCCGTTTATGAGAGAAAAACTGGCAGGGGTGTTCTGTGTGTCGTTGCGAGAGGAGGAATCCCGATGAGCGGCGCTGTTGTATTGATTGTCGGAGAGGGGCAGCTGGCGGAATTCGCAACCTCCGAACTGTCCGTTCAATACGAGATCTTTCGCCAGAAAGATTTCAAGACAAGGATACCGAAAGGGGTCGATTTGGCACTAGTGCTGGACGATGGTTGGCATCCCTTCGCTCATCAGGAAGCCGAAGCGGTGCTGCAATCAGCGGGGATTCCTTGGGTGCGAGGCTTCGTTTCCTTTGGCGAGGCTATGATCGGGCCGCTGGTTCGTCCGGGTACTCCGGGGTGCTCTCAATGTGCGGATTTGAGGCATCTGATGGGAGGGCGCGATCGCAAGGAGATGTGGGGGCTGCGGCGAATGCTGTCCGAGCACGGAGGCCTGCCGCGTGACGTGTGGGCTTCACGCTTGGGACTTTTACAAGCGGCGCATCTGCTAGCAGCGGAGGTGCGGAGAATCCTGCGAGGCAATCAAGCGGAGATAGAAGGACGAGTGTTTTTGATTAACCTTCAAACGCTCAAGAGCTCGCGTCACTTCTTTTTGCCCGACCCGCAGTGTGCGGTGTGTGGTCGTTTGCCCGACGACTCACCGGAAGCAGCTCAGATTGCTTTGCGGCCAAGTCCGAAAATCAACGCCAAGAGCTACCGCTGCCGTCCGATGGATGACTTGAAGGAATTTTTGGCCAAAGATTATTTGGATTACCGGACCGGCTTGTTGAATGGGAAGATGCATGATTTTGTGTCGCCGTTTGCCGATGTGAGCGTGAATCTGCCGTTGTTCACGCAGGACGAGGCCTGCGGAGGCCGGACTCATTCCTATGCGGAGAGTGAGCTGACGGGCATCATGGAGGGCCTGGAGCGATACTGCGGTGTGGCGCCCCGCGGCAAACGGACGGTGATCCATGACAGCTTCCGTCGTCTCGAGGATCAAGCGCTGGATCCTGTCAAGGTAGGAGTACATGATAAGGAGCAGTATGCGCGGCCCGGCTTCCCGTTCAAACTGTTTGATCCTGACCGTCCCATCGATTGGGTATGGGGCTATTCGTTTAAGCAAGAACGACCGATTCTGGTTCCCGAGCTGCTTGCTTATTACAGCTTGGGGTGCGGGGATAAATTTGTCCATGAAACGTCCAACGGATGCGCATTAGGAGGAAGCTTGGAGGAAGCTATTTTCTACGGCATTATGGAAGTGGTGGAGCGCGATTCGTTTTTGTTGACTTGGTATGCGCAGCTGCCTATTCCGCGGCTTGATCTGTCTACCGCTGACGACCGAGAATTGCAATTGATGATCGAACGTTTGCGGACGGTGGCGGGATTTGATGTGGTTGTATGTAACGCTACGTTGGAGAATGGGATTCCAAGCGTATGGGCGCTCGCGAAGAACAGGAAACCAAGGGGAGTGAATCTGATCTGTGCAGCCGGGGCTCATCCGGACCCGATACGCGCGGTGAAAAGCGCGATTCACGAGCTGTCGGGCATGATGATGACGCTGGACGAGAAATTTGAAGCGAATCGGCAGGACATTGAGCGAATGTTCCGCGATCCGTTTCGGGTGCGTCACATGGAGGACCATTCCATGTTGTACAGCTTGCCCCAAGCGGAAGAGCGCCTGCGATTTTTGCTGGATGAGGATCGTCCGGTGCGGACCTTTGACGAGGAGTTCAAGCCGAAGGCGAGGCATACGGATTTGACCGATGATTTGAAGGACATTCTTCAGGTGTTTCGTGGCTTAAATCTTGATGTGATCGTGGTGGACCAGACTACACCGGAGTTGCGTCAAAACGGATTGTACTGTGTGAAAGTACTGATTCCAGGGATGCTCCCTATGACTTTCGGTCATCATCTTTCCCGTTTGACGGGACTGGAACGGGTATTCACCGTACCGGT
This genomic window contains:
- a CDS encoding secondary thiamine-phosphate synthase enzyme YjbQ, whose protein sequence is MIHTLHLQTKERDEMIEITRLVHDLLKQEGLEDGTAVIYCPHTTAGITIQENADPDVKHDVLMRLSEVFPWEHPKYKHAEGNTASHLKAMTTGSSQTVLIAGSRLVLGRWQGIYFCEFDGPRQRTCLVKFSRG
- a CDS encoding DUF1128 domain-containing protein, producing the protein MNLTANTMENTEFMIEEIKRKLRMASGAALKASKLNDEQYDDLRDIYEMVAGKNQFSISEIEAITMELGRLRKA
- a CDS encoding 50S ribosomal protein L33 is translated as MHKAVRKQDAAKLIGKPIYAVKKDGTVVHGKLVRISGGKLLVAPRKGKQVRTSAIIPLVLFDLLAIGTAPYAYGGGYGGGYGYGGYGGYGGGYPYGGGGGFIW
- a CDS encoding putative thiazole-containing bacteriocin maturation protein, producing MTKLNPSMRLKVKGDTFFLPDSNGGVYFRNNSGSFRMEGRGIDQWVAKLIPVLDGKYSLDDLTDGLPDEYRNRVVEIVNMLYQNGFVQIVADRSHQLPDPILQKYASQIEFLNSFGGSGAYRFQSYRQTKVLAVGSGSWLVSMAAALFESGLSRFHVLITDSHPTHRQRLAELTAHARTTDPEAALEEMTLPKAGLNSWREAVKMFDAILYVSQEGELEELRVLHAACREEKKVFLPVICLQGAGLAGPLVHPDSEACWESAWRRIHRSVLKEDLKLHTVSSTAGAMLTNVIVFEWFKMAAGAVEQGRNHKFYLLDLETLEGSWHSFMPHPLVTGRAEVQRIRDLELLQKESSDEGDLTEWLTYFDLLTSAESGVFHLWQEGELKQLPLAQCRVQAADPLSEGPAELLPERICTGLTHEEARREAGLAGIEAYVSRMVGLLASEPSSDREAKGNGINPQECVGVGAGTTASEGICRALHHCLSEELNRRQGVQQPLLHRVELTAVEDQRCQYDLQALTTMQGSPVIGLGEDIAGFPVVWVGTSGCWYGSVGLNVTLALRKALQQALLKAQNPMANMTAQELVASSVIWEEALPQSLAIPAFEDTAQRELLQTTLRVLNRSRKQPVVFDLAVEPFMREKLAGVFCVSLREEESR
- a CDS encoding TOMM precursor leader peptide-binding protein gives rise to the protein MSGAVVLIVGEGQLAEFATSELSVQYEIFRQKDFKTRIPKGVDLALVLDDGWHPFAHQEAEAVLQSAGIPWVRGFVSFGEAMIGPLVRPGTPGCSQCADLRHLMGGRDRKEMWGLRRMLSEHGGLPRDVWASRLGLLQAAHLLAAEVRRILRGNQAEIEGRVFLINLQTLKSSRHFFLPDPQCAVCGRLPDDSPEAAQIALRPSPKINAKSYRCRPMDDLKEFLAKDYLDYRTGLLNGKMHDFVSPFADVSVNLPLFTQDEACGGRTHSYAESELTGIMEGLERYCGVAPRGKRTVIHDSFRRLEDQALDPVKVGVHDKEQYARPGFPFKLFDPDRPIDWVWGYSFKQERPILVPELLAYYSLGCGDKFVHETSNGCALGGSLEEAIFYGIMEVVERDSFLLTWYAQLPIPRLDLSTADDRELQLMIERLRTVAGFDVVVCNATLENGIPSVWALAKNRKPRGVNLICAAGAHPDPIRAVKSAIHELSGMMMTLDEKFEANRQDIERMFRDPFRVRHMEDHSMLYSLPQAEERLRFLLDEDRPVRTFDEEFKPKARHTDLTDDLKDILQVFRGLNLDVIVVDQTTPELRQNGLYCVKVLIPGMLPMTFGHHLSRLTGLERVFTVPVDLGYAKQPLTPEQLNPHPHPFP